From a region of the Triticum aestivum cultivar Chinese Spring chromosome 7D, IWGSC CS RefSeq v2.1, whole genome shotgun sequence genome:
- the LOC123167522 gene encoding uncharacterized protein — MEQFHHGHHVRLRSSELGTYLHADEDGHGVSLHHRRASMKAAWAVHVYQPPEAFVPYLLLHSAAYGRYLAATDEPAPQGHHGRRVEQRNYDHPEVDAQGMIWLAVLTASGDKVFLRNFNGGCLRANGRYRPWNNGASVDDVDVNDIGNLSTMMHWVVEDIPAREIMPLLPRPAWLTLPAVISPSRVIVYVWLDADGTVLSEGSFSFSGRSVFRLRSELARWLADNGIAIVDAPDLVMCLPTRDGRIFPLVVDLPRSLQPLHIIVVIVGTPAHEALRYADVDA, encoded by the exons ATGGAGCAGTTCCATCACGGCCACCACGTGCGGCTGCGCAGCAGCGAGCTCGGCACGTACCTGCACGCCGACGAGGACGGACATGGCGTCTCCCTCCACCACCGCCGGGCGTCGATGAAGGCGGCTTGGGCGGTGCACGTGTACCAGCCCCCAGAGGCGTTTGTGCCGTACCTGCTCCTCCACAGCGCCGCCTACGGTCGCTACCTCGCCGCCACGGACGAGCCGGCGCCGCAGGGCCACCACGGGCGCCGCGTCGAGCAGCGCAACTACGACCATCCGGAGGTGGATGCACAAGGAATGATTTGGCTGGCCGTCCTGACGGCATCCGGAGACaaagtcttcctccgcaacttcaACGGCGGCTGCCTCCGCGCCAACGGGAGGTACCGCCCCTGGAACAACGGCGCCAGTGTCGACGACGTCGACGTCAACGACATCGGCAACCTCAGCACGATGATGCACTGGGTCGTGGAGGACATCCCCGCCAGGGAGATCATGCCTCTCCTTCCACGCCCGGCTTGG CTTACCCTCCCCGCCGTCATATCGCCGTCGCGGGTGATCGTGTACGTGTGGCTGGACGCCGACGGGACCGTCCTCAGCGAAGGCTCGTTCTCGTTCAGTGGGAGGTCCGTGTTCCGCCTGAGGAGCGAGCTGGCCAGGTGGCTCGCCGACAACGGCATCGCAATCGTGGACGCCCCCGACCTCGTCATGTGCCTCCCCACCCGTGATGGCCGCATTTTCCCACTCGTCGTCGACCTGCCCCGCAGCCTCCAGCCCCTCcacatcatcgtcgtcatcgtcgggACGCCTG CCCACGAGGCGCTGCGGTATGCGGATGTCGATGCATAG
- the LOC123167521 gene encoding uncharacterized protein: MEHLQDGHHVRLRSHVYGTYLHADEDGHGVSHRGRRASMNAAWVVHVYQPPEAFVPYLRLHSAAYGRYLAATNVQAPRGLHVEQRGCEVEPIPWRAIRTESGDEVYLEHFYRGCLRADWNTDVSVDNDDPDNPNSPTMHWVVEPIPATRRIPPAWLHPSFNQDESLSREITYVWPNVEGALVNHNVFVFRGRSVFQLRHELARRLVVDVSHLAMCLPTRYGRFFPLVVDLPRNQQALIVVVDFAGTPAHAALRYADVDAW; the protein is encoded by the exons ATGGAGCATCTCCAGGACGGCCACCACGTGCGGCTGCGCAGCCACGTGTACGGCACGTACCTGCACGCCGACGAGGACGGGCATGGCGTCTCTCACCGCGGCCGCCGGGCGTCGATGAACGCGGCTTGGGTGGTGCACGTGTACCAGCCCCCCGAGGCGTTTGTGCCGTACCTACGCCTCCACAGCGCCGCCTATGGCCGGTACCTCGCCGCCACGAACGTGCAGGCGCCGCGCGGGCTCCACGTCGAGCAGCGGGGCTGCGAGGTGGAGCCAATCCCTTGGCGGGCCATCCGGACGGAATCTGGAGACGAAGTCTACCTCGAGCACTTCTACAGAGGCTGCCTCCGCGCCGACTGGAACACCGACGTCAGCGTCGACAATGACGACCCCGATAACCCCAACAGCCCGACGATGCACTGGGTCGTGGAGCCCATCCCCGCCACGCGGAGGATACCTCCGGCTTGG CTGCACCCTTCCTTCAACCAAGACGAGTCGCTGTCGCGGGAAATCACGTACGTGTGGCCGAACGTCGAGGGGGCCCTCGTCAACCACAACGTGTTCGTCTTCAGGGGGAGGTCCGTGTTCCAGCTGAGGCACGAGCTGGCCCGGCGGCTGGTGGTGGACGTCTCTCACCTCGCCATGTGCCTCCCCACACGTTATGGCCGGTTTTTCCCACTCGTCGTCGACCTGCCCCGCAACCAGCAGGCCCTCATCGTCGTCGTCGACTTCGCGGGGACGCCTG CCCACGCGGCACTGCGGTACGCGGATGTCGATGCATGGTAG